One genomic window of Thiohalophilus sp. includes the following:
- a CDS encoding MarR family EPS-associated transcriptional regulator, translating to MLTDETRYKLLKLLEQNPGMNQRELATELGISLGKTNYCLKALIDKGWVKAGNFRQNPRKMHYAYLLTPKGLEEKARVTLRFLKRKQEEYEQLVDELQELREEAAALKAIEEGEG from the coding sequence ATGCTAACCGACGAAACCCGCTACAAGCTCCTCAAGCTGCTGGAACAAAACCCCGGCATGAATCAGCGTGAGCTGGCGACCGAGCTTGGCATCAGCCTGGGCAAGACCAACTATTGCCTCAAGGCCCTGATCGACAAAGGCTGGGTCAAGGCGGGCAATTTCCGCCAGAACCCGCGTAAAATGCATTATGCTTATTTATTGACGCCGAAGGGACTGGAAGAAAAAGCCCGCGTCACCCTGCGCTTTTTAAAGCGCAAGCAGGAAGAATACGAACAACTGGTCGACGAGCTACAAGAACTGCGCGAAGAAGCCGCCGCGCTCAAGGCCATCGAAGAAGGCGAGGGATAA
- the rfaH gene encoding transcription/translation regulatory transformer protein RfaH, whose protein sequence is MHHWYVVQTKPKKENQAIENLERQGYTAYCPKMAQAKRRRQRWQKIIEPLFPRYLFVQLAMGIDDFGPIRSTLGVLNMVRFGNQPATIPQQVIDTIHRQEQVLLGEPGDQPTWQPGDKVQVVEGAFAGLNGIFEKTCGTERVIVLLDMLGRQNRVTVETHDVVPVI, encoded by the coding sequence ATGCATCACTGGTACGTGGTCCAGACCAAGCCCAAAAAGGAAAACCAGGCCATCGAGAACCTGGAACGCCAGGGTTACACCGCCTACTGCCCCAAAATGGCCCAGGCCAAACGCCGCCGCCAGCGCTGGCAAAAAATCATCGAGCCGCTGTTTCCCCGTTACCTGTTCGTGCAGCTGGCCATGGGCATCGACGACTTCGGCCCCATTCGTTCGACTCTGGGTGTATTGAACATGGTCCGCTTCGGCAACCAGCCGGCGACCATTCCCCAGCAGGTTATCGACACTATCCACCGGCAGGAACAGGTCCTGCTGGGAGAACCGGGCGATCAACCGACCTGGCAACCGGGCGACAAGGTCCAGGTCGTCGAAGGCGCCTTCGCCGGCCTCAACGGCATCTTCGAAAAAACCTGCGGCACCGAACGCGTCATCGTCCTGCTCGACATGCTCGGCCGCCAGAACCGCGTCACCGTCGAAACCCACGACGTCGTCCCGGTGATATAA
- a CDS encoding FitA-like ribbon-helix-helix domain-containing protein, which yields MATVTVRNLPDNVVERLKQAAEGHQHSMEQEVRALLQRYYGPREEILSRVRERWTQMPPLSPEDVADWRNQGRR from the coding sequence ATGGCCACAGTAACAGTGCGGAATTTGCCCGACAACGTGGTTGAACGGCTCAAACAGGCGGCCGAAGGGCATCAGCATTCCATGGAACAGGAAGTCAGGGCATTGCTCCAGCGCTACTATGGCCCCCGGGAAGAGATTCTGAGCCGGGTGCGTGAGCGTTGGACACAAATGCCGCCATTGAGCCCGGAGGATGTCGCGGACTGGCGGAATCAAGGTCGACGTTAG
- a CDS encoding type II toxin-antitoxin system VapC family toxin — MVIDTMVFAYALLGVEQYRETALEVLKKAESIVVPDTVRAELANVLWQWVQRAGTDAATAYEIMEDAEALFTQVVSSQALWPQALTFSIEQDHPVYDTLFVTAAEQHNMRVVTFDQRMRARFPEQTLEAGEYLSL; from the coding sequence GTGGTGATCGATACCATGGTATTTGCCTACGCCCTGCTGGGGGTAGAGCAATACCGTGAGACGGCGCTGGAAGTCCTGAAAAAAGCCGAGTCGATCGTCGTACCCGACACCGTCCGTGCCGAGCTGGCCAATGTGCTCTGGCAATGGGTGCAACGCGCCGGCACCGATGCGGCAACGGCCTATGAGATCATGGAAGACGCCGAGGCCCTTTTTACGCAGGTCGTCAGTAGTCAGGCGCTATGGCCACAAGCCCTGACCTTCTCGATAGAACAAGACCACCCGGTTTACGACACACTCTTTGTCACCGCCGCCGAACAACACAACATGCGGGTCGTCACGTTCGACCAACGCATGCGAGCGAGATTTCCCGAACAAACCCTGGAAGCGGGTGAATACCTGAGTCTGTAA
- a CDS encoding type II toxin-antitoxin system prevent-host-death family antitoxin, translated as MDSKTVSLADAKARLSELAELAAAGETVVITKRGKPVVRMTRPESPRKPVDLEQLQQLTASMPPQSEEAGEFMRQMRDNARY; from the coding sequence ATGGACAGTAAAACAGTCAGCCTGGCGGATGCCAAGGCGCGGCTTAGCGAGCTGGCCGAGCTGGCGGCGGCGGGGGAGACCGTGGTGATCACCAAACGCGGTAAACCGGTGGTTCGCATGACCCGACCCGAGAGTCCCCGCAAACCGGTGGACCTGGAGCAGCTGCAACAATTAACGGCCAGCATGCCGCCGCAAAGCGAAGAAGCCGGCGAGTTCATGCGACAAATGCGGGATAACGCCCGCTATTAA
- a CDS encoding nucleotidyltransferase family protein, with product MYADITEKQADINRLCEEYHVQRLAIFGSALGDSFDPEHSDLDFLVDFESMSPEKYADAYFGLLEELQSLFKRPIDLVSASSLRNPWLRREVELNQSLLYAA from the coding sequence ATGTACGCTGATATAACAGAAAAACAGGCTGACATTAATCGATTGTGCGAAGAATATCATGTGCAACGGCTAGCCATTTTTGGCTCGGCACTGGGTGATTCATTTGACCCGGAACACAGTGATCTGGATTTTCTGGTTGATTTTGAATCGATGTCGCCTGAAAAATATGCCGATGCCTATTTTGGATTGCTTGAGGAATTACAATCGCTGTTTAAGCGGCCGATAGACCTGGTTAGCGCATCCAGCTTGCGCAACCCCTGGTTACGGCGTGAAGTTGAACTAAATCAGTCGCTTCTGTATGCGGCGTGA
- a CDS encoding DUF86 domain-containing protein, with protein MRREPEKYLHDIWVAGSRVQQFVHKKDYSDYLKDELLRAGVERQFEIMGEALNQLARVSPDMVASIPEYKRIIAFRNILIHGYADVDDALVWGVVEGKLPGLMQAVSRLLDEKNEPK; from the coding sequence ATGCGGCGTGAACCGGAAAAATACCTGCATGATATCTGGGTGGCTGGCTCTCGGGTGCAGCAATTTGTTCATAAAAAAGATTATTCGGACTATCTCAAGGATGAGCTCTTGCGAGCTGGCGTGGAACGGCAGTTTGAAATCATGGGTGAGGCACTAAATCAACTTGCCAGAGTTTCGCCGGACATGGTGGCTTCCATTCCTGAATACAAAAGGATTATAGCATTTCGAAATATCCTGATTCATGGATATGCCGACGTCGATGATGCACTTGTCTGGGGTGTTGTTGAAGGCAAACTACCGGGCTTGATGCAAGCAGTCTCTCGTTTGCTTGACGAAAAAAATGAACCGAAATAA
- a CDS encoding type II toxin-antitoxin system VapC family toxin, whose product MASLIYLDTHVVAWLYSEGASAVPGSARTLLESSNDIRLSPMVRLELQYLYEIERVTQPPLPVLDAIESALGVTVCKASFAAVVREAEAQTWTRDPFDRLIVAQAAVFDAPLITKDETIHAHYSKAVWE is encoded by the coding sequence ATGGCGTCCCTGATTTACCTTGATACCCATGTCGTGGCCTGGCTCTATAGTGAAGGAGCCAGTGCCGTTCCAGGCTCTGCCCGAACCTTGCTGGAATCCAGCAATGATATTCGGCTATCGCCCATGGTGCGCCTGGAGCTGCAGTATCTTTATGAAATTGAACGGGTGACTCAACCACCGTTGCCGGTACTGGATGCAATAGAATCAGCACTGGGCGTTACTGTTTGCAAAGCCTCTTTCGCCGCGGTCGTCCGCGAAGCCGAAGCACAAACCTGGACCCGCGATCCCTTCGACCGGTTGATAGTGGCCCAGGCCGCGGTCTTCGATGCACCGCTCATCACCAAAGACGAAACCATCCACGCTCACTACAGCAAAGCGGTGTGGGAGTAG
- the mntA gene encoding type VII toxin-antitoxin system MntA family adenylyltransferase antitoxin, producing MSKKTETANQLREILGHHPNIRLAILFGSLATDRAGRDSDLDIAISLGRPMTSEEQMALISELGERIGRPVDLIDLTRVGEPLLGQIIRHGRLLVGEKADYTKLKVRHLLDQADFVPYQQRLLAERRQKWIGH from the coding sequence ATGAGTAAAAAAACAGAAACCGCCAACCAGCTCCGGGAAATCCTGGGCCACCATCCGAATATCCGGCTGGCTATCCTCTTCGGATCCCTGGCAACGGACAGAGCGGGCCGGGATAGCGATCTGGATATTGCCATCTCATTGGGCCGTCCGATGACCAGCGAAGAGCAAATGGCGCTTATTTCGGAGTTAGGAGAACGTATCGGCAGGCCTGTCGACCTGATTGATCTGACCCGGGTCGGTGAACCATTGTTAGGCCAAATCATTCGCCATGGCCGCCTATTAGTTGGTGAAAAAGCAGACTACACCAAACTCAAGGTTCGTCATTTGTTAGATCAGGCTGATTTTGTGCCGTACCAGCAAAGGCTATTGGCTGAAAGAAGGCAGAAATGGATAGGGCATTAA
- a CDS encoding DUF86 domain-containing protein, with protein MRKAVGFRNIAVHNYQVVDWAIVHNIARKQIHDFKDFARAVTQQPD; from the coding sequence ATGAGAAAAGCAGTCGGTTTTCGTAATATCGCTGTTCATAACTACCAGGTTGTCGACTGGGCAATCGTGCACAATATTGCCAGGAAACAGATACATGACTTTAAAGACTTTGCCAGAGCAGTTACTCAGCAACCAGACTGA
- a CDS encoding Wzz/FepE/Etk N-terminal domain-containing protein, protein MNNNQTPQQPAPQQYYYPDDEISLIDLWNTLMRRKKVLITAFAAVIVVAIIYLLLAKPVYESRAIVEIGRAGNKVVEDVNVLKQRLLAAYSGTAEFKIDALDTNPEGTKNSVRIVVHAGSLSKAKESLFRSY, encoded by the coding sequence ATGAACAATAACCAAACACCACAACAACCCGCGCCCCAGCAATACTACTATCCCGACGACGAGATTAGTCTCATCGATCTCTGGAACACCCTGATGCGGCGCAAAAAAGTACTGATTACGGCGTTCGCAGCGGTAATTGTGGTGGCGATCATCTATCTCTTACTGGCCAAACCTGTCTACGAAAGCCGAGCCATAGTCGAGATCGGCAGGGCGGGTAATAAAGTTGTCGAAGATGTTAATGTCTTAAAACAAAGGTTGCTCGCTGCATATTCAGGAACTGCAGAATTCAAAATAGACGCCCTGGATACTAATCCTGAAGGCACAAAGAATTCAGTAAGGATTGTCGTGCATGCCGGATCACTCTCCAAAGCCAAAGAGTCTCTTTTCCGCAGTTATTGA
- a CDS encoding GNVR domain-containing protein, giving the protein MPDHSPKPKSLFSAVIEKMKTRHNEQYREAVARLEKREQSLLNDIRGYRSQLDELDLVIKNIKGADAGHLALLMVNRGNVRDTIVAMEKDLVDAQSMLSDSFATHIVGKQLTKESPVKPKPKLVMALSIVLGLMLGVFAAFFAEFIARARNTGSGKEM; this is encoded by the coding sequence ATGCCGGATCACTCTCCAAAGCCAAAGAGTCTCTTTTCCGCAGTTATTGAGAAAATGAAGACCCGTCATAATGAACAATATAGAGAGGCCGTTGCCCGTTTGGAAAAGCGCGAACAATCGCTGCTCAATGATATTCGCGGATATCGCAGTCAACTGGATGAACTCGACCTTGTAATCAAAAATATCAAAGGCGCTGATGCGGGCCATCTTGCACTGTTGATGGTAAACAGGGGCAATGTAAGAGATACAATTGTCGCCATGGAGAAGGATCTCGTTGATGCGCAGTCAATGTTGTCTGACTCCTTCGCTACTCACATCGTTGGCAAACAGCTGACAAAAGAGAGCCCTGTCAAACCAAAACCGAAGCTGGTCATGGCCCTGTCCATCGTCCTCGGCCTCATGCTCGGCGTCTTCGCCGCCTTCTTCGCCGAATTCATCGCCAGGGCAAGGAATACCGGTTCAGGTAAAGAAATGTAG
- a CDS encoding four helix bundle protein — protein MAGIERFEDLIAWQKSREMAAAIYKITGEGNFSKDFALRDQIRRAAVSVMSNIAEGFERKGSKEFHQFLVIAKASCAEVRSQLYVALDVGYINNSMFERLYDISVEVSKITSGLRTSVAKQCE, from the coding sequence ATGGCTGGAATAGAACGATTCGAAGACCTGATAGCCTGGCAAAAGTCCAGAGAAATGGCTGCCGCAATTTATAAAATCACCGGCGAAGGCAACTTTTCCAAAGACTTTGCCCTTCGCGACCAGATTCGACGGGCGGCAGTATCGGTGATGTCGAATATAGCAGAAGGGTTCGAGCGAAAAGGATCAAAAGAATTTCACCAGTTCCTGGTTATTGCCAAAGCCTCCTGCGCCGAAGTCCGCTCCCAATTATATGTCGCCCTCGACGTGGGATATATAAACAATAGTATGTTTGAACGTTTGTACGATATTTCTGTAGAAGTATCAAAAATAACCTCAGGACTACGAACCTCAGTCGCCAAACAATGTGAATGA